One genomic window of Nitrosomonas sp. Is35 includes the following:
- a CDS encoding GGDEF domain-containing protein has translation MLIFFSQEKTDLLDPYQDLFEICHFSDFSDWEKNKIIPSAFIIAGNDKHYIASILGKIRRDDEVFASLCFAANPVAASDNLLLDGQLPQPPVLLEVVNQVENLLKSLKGNETYISHQGRLIKYLWLRPDFILQPHHEWQNPRFYRYPLLEALSQDRSDSFEWLRNLANNKIIEPLTMLDRQRECAYCRSAHLSFIDICPNCQSIDIKLQASLHCFTCGCVDVQDKFMHSGTLVCPKCHTHLRHIGSDYDRPIENYRCQSCSHSFIEGDVQVRCAMCEKEMKPGELILNEVHSWRLSDKGRTVAFRGEVFDLSSGFDQLDFISRELFLHDLDWQMVTSRRYPNVHFSLFGIYFANLPDLVELFNHARLLQMLEAFAQRLRSLLRTPDLSTRTSENMLWLLLPNTDEQGLGGFQKRIESSMNVLLEESEHKLDFRFIGISSRNIPEKESAPLLLARLAGELL, from the coding sequence GTATCAGGATCTTTTTGAAATTTGCCATTTCAGTGATTTTTCGGACTGGGAGAAAAATAAAATCATTCCTTCCGCGTTTATCATCGCGGGAAATGATAAACACTATATTGCGTCGATTCTTGGCAAGATACGCAGAGATGACGAAGTTTTTGCGTCGCTGTGTTTTGCAGCGAATCCGGTGGCGGCATCTGATAACTTGTTGCTCGATGGTCAATTGCCGCAACCTCCGGTTTTGCTGGAAGTGGTAAATCAAGTTGAGAACTTGCTGAAGTCGCTGAAGGGCAATGAGACCTATATCTCCCACCAAGGACGGTTAATAAAATACTTGTGGTTACGCCCTGATTTCATCCTTCAGCCGCACCATGAGTGGCAAAATCCCCGTTTTTATCGCTATCCATTGTTGGAAGCGTTGAGTCAGGACAGATCCGATTCTTTCGAGTGGCTGCGCAATCTCGCCAATAACAAAATAATTGAACCTTTGACGATGCTCGACCGGCAGCGCGAATGTGCTTATTGCCGCTCGGCGCACTTGAGTTTTATCGATATATGCCCGAACTGCCAGTCGATCGATATCAAACTGCAAGCTTCCTTGCATTGTTTTACCTGCGGTTGTGTCGATGTGCAAGATAAATTCATGCATAGCGGTACGCTGGTTTGTCCCAAATGCCATACGCATTTGCGGCATATTGGCAGCGACTACGACCGGCCTATCGAGAATTATCGCTGTCAGTCTTGCAGCCACTCGTTTATAGAAGGCGATGTGCAAGTCCGCTGCGCGATGTGTGAGAAAGAGATGAAACCGGGTGAGCTCATCTTGAATGAAGTGCACAGCTGGCGCTTAAGCGATAAAGGAAGAACGGTTGCGTTCCGGGGTGAAGTATTCGACTTGTCCTCGGGGTTTGATCAGCTGGATTTTATTTCCCGTGAGTTATTCCTGCACGATCTTGATTGGCAGATGGTTACATCCCGGCGTTATCCCAATGTGCATTTCAGTTTGTTCGGAATCTACTTCGCCAATTTGCCGGATCTGGTCGAACTTTTTAACCACGCGCGCCTGCTGCAAATGCTCGAAGCCTTTGCGCAACGATTGAGAAGCTTGCTCCGGACTCCGGACCTTTCCACGCGGACTTCGGAGAATATGCTGTGGTTGCTTTTGCCGAATACGGATGAGCAAGGGCTGGGCGGTTTTCAAAAACGTATCGAAAGCAGTATGAACGTACTGCTGGAAGAAAGTGAGCATAAGCTGGATTTCCGTTTTATCGGTATTTCTTCGCGAAATATACCCGAGAAGGAAAGCGCTCCGCTCCTGCTGGCCCGTCTTGCGGGCGAGTTGCTATAG
- a CDS encoding glycosyltransferase yields the protein MESLNQAWSFFLIATSRFQDIEYVFMLIPFVLFFELPLYFVNWMSVFRYLFKKSVEAPVSFPYYPRVTCAITCYAEGKAVQSTVISLLEQIYPGHIEIIAMVDGVQKNLATYQALKELVPVVASYPKRSLVIIPKIQRGGRVSSLNAGLSRAQGEVFFALDGDTSFDNQMVNSAVSHFRNPDIVAVTGPMRVRNARKAIITRLQSLEYMLTMQIGKLGFAKLNVINNVPGAFGIFRKSFIQKIGGWNTGTAEDLDLTLRIKQYHQRYPHLRIEFEPGAVSHTDAPESFKDFLKQRLRWDGDLWYIYSNKHKYGISAATMGWSNFIFLLWYGILFQIVMPFSIVIYTVYMAVKLPMLTFFLSMVLVYLFYLSLITLQYIFYLALVSDRKWEDCQAALILPIYPLFQFVSRVWSACAILNQILNKGHLDSAMAPLWVLKKGKQ from the coding sequence ATGGAAAGTCTGAATCAAGCGTGGAGCTTTTTTCTTATCGCAACGTCGCGCTTCCAGGATATCGAGTACGTCTTCATGCTGATTCCATTCGTACTGTTTTTTGAATTACCGCTGTATTTTGTCAATTGGATGAGCGTTTTCCGCTATCTGTTTAAAAAATCGGTGGAAGCGCCGGTGTCATTTCCTTACTACCCGCGCGTAACTTGTGCGATTACCTGCTACGCCGAAGGAAAAGCAGTGCAGAGTACAGTGATCTCTTTATTGGAGCAGATCTATCCGGGACATATTGAAATCATTGCGATGGTCGATGGCGTGCAAAAAAATTTGGCTACTTATCAGGCATTGAAAGAACTCGTGCCCGTGGTTGCCAGTTATCCCAAGCGTTCATTGGTCATCATTCCGAAAATTCAACGCGGTGGCAGGGTTTCATCATTGAATGCCGGACTAAGCCGAGCACAAGGTGAGGTTTTTTTCGCTTTGGACGGCGATACATCGTTTGATAATCAAATGGTGAACTCCGCTGTATCGCACTTTCGCAATCCTGATATTGTCGCGGTGACGGGGCCGATGCGTGTGCGTAACGCCAGAAAAGCGATCATCACCCGGCTGCAGAGTTTGGAATATATGTTGACCATGCAGATAGGGAAACTGGGGTTTGCGAAACTGAATGTCATTAATAACGTCCCGGGGGCGTTCGGCATTTTTAGAAAGTCCTTTATCCAGAAAATTGGCGGATGGAATACCGGGACCGCCGAAGATCTTGATTTGACTCTGCGTATCAAGCAATACCATCAACGTTATCCGCATCTGAGGATTGAGTTTGAACCCGGTGCGGTTTCGCATACCGATGCGCCGGAAAGTTTCAAGGATTTTCTGAAGCAGCGCCTGCGCTGGGATGGCGATCTTTGGTATATCTACTCGAATAAACACAAGTACGGCATTTCTGCGGCGACCATGGGGTGGAGTAATTTTATATTTCTACTCTGGTACGGCATTCTGTTTCAGATCGTCATGCCTTTTTCTATCGTGATTTATACGGTCTATATGGCGGTAAAGCTGCCGATGCTTACTTTTTTTCTAAGCATGGTGCTGGTCTATTTATTCTATTTAAGCCTGATTACCCTGCAATACATTTTTTATCTTGCGCTCGTCTCAGACAGAAAATGGGAGGACTGCCAAGCTGCTTTGATCCTGCCAATTTATCCGCTGTTCCAGTTTGTTTCACGCGTCTGGAGCGCTTGTGCAATCTTAAACCAGATACTGAACAAAGGGCACTTGGATTCTGCGATGGCGCCTTTGTGGGTGCTTAAAAAGGGAAAACAATAA